The DNA region TCTTCTTCATCAAGCTCCAGTACGCCGAGCGCCTGGGCCTGGTCAGTGTCCATCACGAGCATCGCCCGAAGAAGCTGCGTCGGCAGGTAGTCCTGCGGCATCAGCTCTTCGAACGTGCCATAGGGCACCATCGCGCGCCGTCCCCCATTCAGGTTGGATGTCAGCGCGTAGGTCTTCCGCGCGAACGCCGAGCCGAGCACCGGCTGCATGGCGTATTTCTCGCGCATCGGGCGGATCCAGCCGAACGAGTGCTGCCGCTTGTCTTCTTCGATGATCGTGATCTGGCGTGCGTAGCGCCCGACATAGGCGCTCTCCGCTTCACCGGACCGGCCCGACAGGATCGAGCCCGAGATCATGCGCAGAGGCGCGTCGTCGTGGATGCCGCCGCGCGTAAGATCGACCATCGACGCCCCCGAGATGGTGCGGACGAGGCGAGGGTTCTTCACCTTCGGGCCCGTCAGAGCGACGATCCGGGAGCCATCAAGCTTGCCCGTTTCGAAAAGGCGGCCGATCGCCGTCACGTCCTGGTAGCCGATGGTCCAGACCTGCCGGTCTGAAGTCACCTGCTCGAGGAAGTGAATGTGCGTGCCGGGCAGCCCCGCAGGGTGCGGCCCGGAAAACGTCACCGGCTCCACGCCCTCGACATCTCCGCCGGGTACATCAGCGCCCTGTGAATGGCACAGGTACGTCTTGCCCTCGGTGAGCTTGGCGATCACTTCGAGCCCACGCACGAAGCTCGCGCGGTCATCATCAATGATCTCTGCGGCGTCGCCAGCGAGCGGCTCTGTGTCCATCGCTGTCACGAAAATAGCTGCGGGACGCGCGTCGGACGGCGGCACCTTGGAGTAAGGGCGGGTGCGGAAGGACGTCCACAGGCCAGACGCGGCCAGCTTCTCTGCAATCGCGTCACTCGAGTCGACACCGCCCACGCCGGAGAAATCCACCGGGTCCTGCCCGGCTGCAATCTCGATCTCGACGCTGATCAGCACGCGGCGGGCACCACGATTGATGGCCTTCACGCGCCCGGACACCGGCGAGGTGACGAACACGTCGGGCGTATCCTTGTGGGCGAATATCGGGCTTCCGGCGGCGACGGTGTCGCCTTCTTCTACCTGAAGGCGGGGCTTCAGCCCCACATAGTCTGCTCCTAGGAGCGCAACTCGCTGAACGGCCGGCCCATCAGTGATGCCCCTTTCCGGGGCGCCCTCGACGGGCAAGTTCAGGCCTCTCTTGAGCGAAAAATGCTGCACGCGCGACTCGCTTCTGTTGTTTGCTGGTCTTTGCATGCCGGTGAATACAAGGATCGC from Pseudomonadota bacterium includes:
- a CDS encoding Na(+)-translocating NADH-quinone reductase subunit A; this encodes MQHFSLKRGLNLPVEGAPERGITDGPAVQRVALLGADYVGLKPRLQVEEGDTVAAGSPIFAHKDTPDVFVTSPVSGRVKAINRGARRVLISVEIEIAAGQDPVDFSGVGGVDSSDAIAEKLAASGLWTSFRTRPYSKVPPSDARPAAIFVTAMDTEPLAGDAAEIIDDDRASFVRGLEVIAKLTEGKTYLCHSQGADVPGGDVEGVEPVTFSGPHPAGLPGTHIHFLEQVTSDRQVWTIGYQDVTAIGRLFETGKLDGSRIVALTGPKVKNPRLVRTISGASMVDLTRGGIHDDAPLRMISGSILSGRSGEAESAYVGRYARQITIIEEDKRQHSFGWIRPMREKYAMQPVLGSAFARKTYALTSNLNGGRRAMVPYGTFEELMPQDYLPTQLLRAMLVMDTDQAQALGVLELDEEDMGLVGFACPAKYEYGEALRDCLTKIEKEG